A genomic region of Sciurus carolinensis chromosome 7, mSciCar1.2, whole genome shotgun sequence contains the following coding sequences:
- the LOC124988407 gene encoding CDKN2A-interacting protein-like produces MEVVWCVGLLRGVLRRAAGAGRSDRAARPCAPLFPGAVSAGALCPRPASPTWRRTPRMATCVEALRCEGETDKHWRHHREFLLRNAGDLVPKGGAASANMDEAADAESGTRNRQLQQLIAFSMAWANHFFLGCRYPQKIMDKILSMAEGIKVTDVPIHTARDELVAKKG; encoded by the coding sequence atggagGTTGTTTGGTGTGTGGGCCTCTTGAGGGGCGTTCTCCGGAGGGCCGCTGGTGCAGGCCGCAGTGACAGGGCTGCTCGCCCCTGCGCACCCCTCTTCCCCGGTGCAGTGTCTGCTGGTGCCCTCTGTCCACGTCCTGCAAGCCCAACATGGCGCAGGACCCCGCGGATGGCCACCTGTGTGGAGGCGCTGCGCTGCGAGGGCGAGACTGACAAACACTGGCGCCACCACCGGGAGTTTTTGCTCCGCAACGCCGGGGACCTGGTCCCCAAGGGTGGCGCTGCCTCAGCTAACATGGACGAAGCTGCAGACGCCGAGAGCGGAACCCGCAATCGGCAGCTGCAGCAGCTCATCGCCTTTTCCATGGCCTGGGCAAACCACTTCTTCCTTGGGTGCCGGTACCCTCAAAAAATTATGGATAAAATTCTTAGTATGGCTGAAGGCATCAAAGTGACAGATGTTCCAATCCATACAGCAAGAGACGAACTGGTTGCCAAGAAGGGGTAG